In Paraburkholderia youngii, the genomic stretch CTGCCGCTGATCGTCAATTTCCCGGGTGCTTTCATCGGCGCGTTCTTCACCGGCAGCCTGCTGATCGAAACGCTGTTCTCTCTCGACGGGCTCGGCTTGCTGTCGTATGAATCGGTGATGCGGCGCGACTATCCGGTCGTGCTCGGCACGCTGTATCTGTTCACGCTGATCGGCCTCGTCACGCGACTGATCTCCGACCTGTGTTACGTGTGGGTCGATCCCCGCATCCAATTCGAACAACTGGAGCGCTGATGAATCGAGCCCGCCTTTCCGCCGATGCGGCGGCACGCACCGAACCCGCGCGCGCACTGATGTCGCCGTCGCCGGCGCGTCGCGTGTGGCAGCGGTTTCGCCAGCAGCGTCTCGGCTACTGGAGCCTGATCATCTTCGTCGTCGCGTTCGCGGCGAGCCTCGTGGGGCCGCTGTGGTCGAACGACAAGCCGGTCGTCGTGCGCTATGACGGTCATCTGTATTTTCCGCTCGTGAAGACCTACGCCGAGACCACCTTCGGTGGCGACTTCCCGACGCCGACCGATTACCTCGATCCGTACATCCGTCACCGCTTCGACGCTCCGGGCAACTTCGCGCTGTATCCGCCGAATCATTACTACTACGACACGCTCAACTACTTCTCGAAGGCGCCCAACCCGGCGCCGCCGTCGCGCGAAAACTGGCTCGGTACCGACGACCGCGGCCGCGATCTGTTCGCGCGTCTGCTGTACGGCTTTGGCGTGTCGGTCGTGTTCGGCCTCGTGCTGACCGTGATCAGCACGATAGTCGGCATCGTCGCGGGGGCGGTGCAAGGTTACTTCGGAGGGCGAACGGACATCGTCGGGCAGCGCTTGATCGAAGTCTGGAACGCGATGCCTCAGCTTTATCTGCTGATCATCTTTTCGTCGATCTTCGAGCGCAGCTTCGCGCTGCTGATCGTGCTGCTGTCGCTGTTCAACTGGATCGGCCTGTCCGATTACGTGCGCGCCGAATTCCTGCGCAATCGCCAGCAGGACTATGTGCGCGCCGCGCGCGCGATGGGCTTGTCGCATTGGCAGATCATGTGGCGTCACGTGTTGCCGAACAGTCTGACGCCAGTCATCACGTTCCTGCCGTTCAGCATGAGCAGCGCGATTCTCGCGCTGACGAGTCTCGACTTCCTCGGCCTCGGCGTGCCGCCGCCGACGCCGAGCTTGGGCGAATTGCTCGCTCAGGGCAAGGCGAATCTCGACGCATGGTGGATCTCAGTGTCGACCTTCGGCGTGCTGGTGGCGATGCTGTTGCTATTGACCTTCATGGGCGACGCGCTGCGCAACGCGCTCGACACGCGTATCTCCGATGCGATACACGCCGGAGGTGGCCAATGAGCGCGCTGCCGCAAATCGATCCGCCATCGACGGATATGCCGCTGCTCGAACTCGACCATCTGCGCGTTGCGTTCGGCGACACGGTGGCCGTCGACGACGTCACGCTCGCGATCGCGCGCGGCGAGCGCGTCGCGCTCGTCGGCGAGTCGGGTTCGGGCAAGAGCGTGACCGCGCTGTCGGTGCTGCGCCTGCTGAACGACGCGCAGGTGAGCGGCGCGGTCCGCTTCGATGGTGAAGATCTGCTCGCGAAGAGCGAGCGCTCGATGCGCGGCCTGCGCGGCTCGGACATCGCGATGATCTTCCAGGAGCCGATGACCGCGCTCAATCCGCTGTATACGATCGGCGACCAGATTGCCGAGACGATCGTCGTGCATGACGGCGTCAGCGTGGCCGAGGCGTGCCGGCGCGCGGTCGCGTTGCTTGCGCGCACCGGCATCACCGAACCGGAGAAGCGCGTCAACAGCTATCCGCATCAGCTATCGGGCGGCCAGCGGCAGCGCGCGATGATCGCGATGGCGCTCGCCTGCCGGCCGCGCCTGTTGCTCGCCGACGAGCCGACCACTGCGCTCGACGTGACGATTCGCGCGCAGATCGTCGAACTGCTGCTGGAGTTGCAGCGCGACGAAGCGCAAAAGCGCGGCATGGCCGTGCTGCTGATCACGCACGACCTGAACCTGGTGCGTCACTTCGCGCAGCGCGTCGCGGTGATGGAGCGGGGCGTGCTGGTCGAAACCGGCACGGTCGGGCAGGTCTTCGAGGCGCCGCGCCATCCTTATACCCAGCGGCTGCTCGCCAGCCGGCCGCAGCGCGAGGTCGCGCCGGTGCTGCCGATCTCGCCGGTGCTGCTCGAAGCTCGCGACGTGTCGGTCGACTTCAAAACGAAGCTGCCGGGCCTGCGCGGCTGGTTCGGCGCGGGGCGGTTTCGTGCGGTCGACGCGGCGAACGTGTCGGTACGCCAGGGCGAGACGCTCGGGATCGTCGGCGAATCAGGGTCGGGCAAGTCGACACTCGCGATGGCGCTGCTCGGTCTGCAGCGCACCGCGCACGGCGAGATCCAGTTTCAGGGCAGGGCGCTCGCGAGCTATCGCGGCGCCGAAAAGACCGCGCTGCGCTCGAATATGCAGGTTGTCTTTCAAGACCCTTTTAGTTCGCTTTCGCCGCGGCAGACGATCGAGCGGATCGTCGGCGAGGGGCTCGCGCTACATCGGCCGCAGATGACGCCGCAGGCGCGGCGCGACAAGGTGCTCGCGGTGCTGCGTGAAGTCGGCATCGACCGTACCGCGCTGTATCGCTATCCGCATGAGTTTTCGGGCGGGCAGCGGCAGCGCATCGCGATCGCGCGCGCGCTGGTACTCGAGCCGCGCGTGCTGATCCTCGACGAACCGACCAGCGCGCTCGACGTCTCGATTCAGCAGCAGGTGCTCAAGCTGCTCACCGGTTTGCAGCATAAGTACAACCTCGGCTTCGTGTTCATCAGTCACGATCTGGAGGTGATCG encodes the following:
- a CDS encoding ABC transporter permease, with the translated sequence MNRARLSADAAARTEPARALMSPSPARRVWQRFRQQRLGYWSLIIFVVAFAASLVGPLWSNDKPVVVRYDGHLYFPLVKTYAETTFGGDFPTPTDYLDPYIRHRFDAPGNFALYPPNHYYYDTLNYFSKAPNPAPPSRENWLGTDDRGRDLFARLLYGFGVSVVFGLVLTVISTIVGIVAGAVQGYFGGRTDIVGQRLIEVWNAMPQLYLLIIFSSIFERSFALLIVLLSLFNWIGLSDYVRAEFLRNRQQDYVRAARAMGLSHWQIMWRHVLPNSLTPVITFLPFSMSSAILALTSLDFLGLGVPPPTPSLGELLAQGKANLDAWWISVSTFGVLVAMLLLLTFMGDALRNALDTRISDAIHAGGGQ
- a CDS encoding ABC transporter ATP-binding protein, encoding MSALPQIDPPSTDMPLLELDHLRVAFGDTVAVDDVTLAIARGERVALVGESGSGKSVTALSVLRLLNDAQVSGAVRFDGEDLLAKSERSMRGLRGSDIAMIFQEPMTALNPLYTIGDQIAETIVVHDGVSVAEACRRAVALLARTGITEPEKRVNSYPHQLSGGQRQRAMIAMALACRPRLLLADEPTTALDVTIRAQIVELLLELQRDEAQKRGMAVLLITHDLNLVRHFAQRVAVMERGVLVETGTVGQVFEAPRHPYTQRLLASRPQREVAPVLPISPVLLEARDVSVDFKTKLPGLRGWFGAGRFRAVDAANVSVRQGETLGIVGESGSGKSTLAMALLGLQRTAHGEIQFQGRALASYRGAEKTALRSNMQVVFQDPFSSLSPRQTIERIVGEGLALHRPQMTPQARRDKVLAVLREVGIDRTALYRYPHEFSGGQRQRIAIARALVLEPRVLILDEPTSALDVSIQQQVLKLLTGLQHKYNLGFVFISHDLEVIGAMAHRVVVMQNGSIVETGEVEKIFAAPAHPYTRKLLKAALDR